The following coding sequences are from one Halorubrum sp. BOL3-1 window:
- a CDS encoding metal ABC transporter permease yields MVLLQASADRFSPGESLWLAFEWLLTGVYGTGMNLLSELLGVRMLGYPYMQRAYLAAVCIAVIGPLVGTFLVHRELSMLADTLAHTAFAGVAVGLFLNAALSLSLSPLLTAMIVAVGTALLVELLIDYAGAYSDTSLAIVLTTGFALGSVLITATDGGIAVGIDAYLFGSLSTVSKGNVGLLVAMSLLIGTLVTVAYRPLLYVTVDATAARAARINVRLYKRLMVVLTALVVVSAMQIMGVILVAAMLVVPVATAGFVAQSFKQSILLAILAAEFAVLSGVTLAYVYGIAAGGSIVLSAAAVYATVLVVTKADARWILRLLPTRSGPSVEHAEQGLEADGGERE; encoded by the coding sequence ATGGTCCTGTTACAGGCGTCGGCAGATCGCTTTTCGCCGGGCGAGAGCCTCTGGTTGGCCTTTGAGTGGTTGCTCACCGGCGTGTACGGAACCGGAATGAACCTCCTGTCCGAGCTGTTGGGCGTGCGGATGCTCGGCTATCCGTACATGCAGCGAGCCTATCTCGCGGCGGTCTGTATCGCCGTGATCGGCCCGCTCGTCGGCACGTTCCTCGTCCACCGTGAGCTCTCGATGCTCGCCGACACGCTCGCTCACACCGCCTTCGCGGGCGTGGCGGTCGGGCTGTTCCTCAACGCGGCGCTATCGCTGTCGCTGTCCCCGTTGTTGACAGCCATGATCGTCGCCGTCGGAACGGCGCTGCTCGTCGAACTGCTGATCGATTACGCGGGGGCCTACAGCGACACGTCGCTGGCGATCGTCCTCACGACCGGGTTCGCGCTCGGAAGCGTCCTCATCACCGCGACAGACGGCGGGATCGCCGTCGGAATCGACGCGTATCTCTTCGGAAGTCTCTCGACCGTCTCGAAGGGCAACGTCGGGCTGCTCGTCGCGATGAGCCTTCTCATCGGCACGCTCGTCACGGTCGCGTACCGTCCGCTGTTGTACGTCACCGTTGACGCGACCGCGGCACGGGCCGCCCGGATCAACGTTCGGCTCTACAAGCGCCTGATGGTCGTGCTCACGGCGCTCGTCGTCGTCAGCGCGATGCAGATCATGGGCGTGATCCTCGTCGCGGCGATGCTCGTCGTACCGGTCGCCACGGCGGGATTCGTCGCACAGAGTTTCAAGCAGTCGATACTGCTGGCGATCCTCGCGGCCGAGTTCGCCGTGCTATCGGGCGTGACGCTCGCGTATGTGTATGGAATTGCGGCCGGCGGTTCGATCGTCCTCTCGGCTGCGGCGGTCTACGCGACGGTTCTCGTGGTGACAAAAGCCGACGCCCGGTGGATACTTCGGCTGCTCCCGACGCGTTCCGGACCGTCAGTCGAGCATGCGGAGCAGGGGCTCGAAGCCGACGGCGGTGAGCGAGAGTGA
- the tsaA gene encoding tRNA (N6-threonylcarbamoyladenosine(37)-N6)-methyltransferase TrmO, translating to MPRDTFSYESIGVIRTPFESPDGMPIQPVGADATEGTVEVDSSYADGLADLDGFSHCILLYHFHASGDDAPLSVEPFLDDEQRGVFSTRAPQRPNPIGLSVVSVESVEGRELTVGGIDVVDGTPLLDVKPFVPEFDVPSETETGWMDASASTIRSEQADERFL from the coding sequence GTGCCCAGAGATACGTTCAGCTACGAATCGATCGGAGTGATCCGGACCCCGTTCGAATCGCCCGACGGGATGCCGATTCAGCCCGTCGGCGCAGATGCGACCGAAGGAACCGTCGAGGTCGACTCGTCGTATGCAGACGGACTGGCGGACCTCGACGGGTTTTCGCACTGTATCCTGTTGTACCATTTCCACGCGTCTGGTGACGACGCTCCGCTGAGCGTCGAGCCGTTTCTCGACGACGAGCAACGCGGTGTCTTCTCGACGCGGGCCCCGCAACGACCGAACCCGATCGGGCTCTCCGTGGTCTCGGTCGAGTCCGTCGAGGGACGCGAACTGACGGTGGGCGGTATCGATGTCGTCGACGGAACACCGTTGCTGGACGTCAAGCCGTTCGTTCCGGAGTTCGACGTTCCGTCCGAAACGGAGACGGGGTGGATGGACGCGTCGGCGTCGACGATTCGGTCGGAACAGGCCGACGAACGGTTTCTCTGA
- a CDS encoding NAD(P)/FAD-dependent oxidoreductase, producing the protein MTSTNLRKCESLDAVIVGAGAAGVGTGVVLEDLGLDSYAILDREAVGASFRGWPDEMRLITPSFPSNSFGCRDLNAVTTDTSPAFTLDSEHPSGEAYAEYLDGVVEFYDLPVRTGVDVESVQRHDDEFVLQTSSGPIQSRFVVWATGQFGRPNDEPFPGASHCVHNTRVGSWGSFADECVDDPVVVVGGYESGIDAALTLADVGQETIVLDEEGPWRFRGPDPSEVLSPYTSQQLREAFERDAPITLEDGVRVERVERAESDGEAFEVVSTDGETFTTRNRPVLATGFQGGLGPADEHFAFDDGRPELTERDESTTTPGVFLVGPQVSHNGQLFCFIYKFRQRFAVVADEIAARLDIDRTPLEEYREKDMFLEDLSCCEPDMCDC; encoded by the coding sequence GTGACATCGACAAACCTCCGAAAGTGCGAGTCGCTCGATGCGGTGATCGTCGGCGCGGGCGCCGCCGGCGTCGGAACCGGCGTCGTCCTCGAAGACCTCGGTCTGGATTCCTACGCGATTCTCGACCGAGAGGCGGTCGGTGCGTCGTTCAGAGGGTGGCCCGACGAGATGCGACTGATCACGCCCTCGTTTCCGAGTAACAGCTTCGGCTGCCGGGATTTGAACGCCGTCACCACCGACACGTCGCCCGCGTTCACGCTCGACAGCGAACACCCGAGCGGCGAGGCGTACGCCGAATACCTCGACGGGGTCGTCGAGTTCTACGACCTCCCCGTCCGGACCGGCGTCGACGTGGAGTCGGTACAGCGTCACGACGACGAGTTCGTCCTCCAGACGTCGAGTGGTCCGATCCAGAGCCGGTTCGTCGTCTGGGCGACCGGACAGTTCGGGCGGCCGAACGACGAGCCGTTCCCGGGTGCGAGCCACTGCGTTCACAACACTCGGGTCGGGTCGTGGGGCTCGTTCGCCGACGAGTGCGTCGACGACCCGGTCGTGGTCGTCGGCGGGTACGAGAGCGGGATCGACGCGGCGCTCACGCTCGCCGACGTGGGGCAAGAGACGATCGTTCTCGACGAGGAGGGGCCGTGGCGGTTCCGCGGGCCCGACCCGAGCGAGGTGCTCTCACCGTACACGAGCCAACAGTTGCGCGAAGCGTTCGAACGGGACGCGCCGATCACGCTCGAAGACGGTGTCCGCGTCGAACGGGTCGAACGCGCCGAAAGCGATGGCGAGGCGTTCGAGGTCGTCAGCACGGACGGTGAGACGTTTACGACGCGAAATCGACCCGTACTGGCGACGGGGTTCCAAGGCGGACTCGGCCCCGCAGACGAGCACTTCGCGTTCGACGACGGCCGACCGGAACTGACCGAACGGGACGAGTCGACGACGACTCCCGGCGTGTTTCTGGTCGGCCCACAGGTTTCGCATAACGGCCAGCTGTTCTGTTTTATTTATAAGTTCAGACAGCGCTTCGCCGTCGTCGCCGACGAGATCGCTGCCAGACTCGATATCGACCGCACTCCACTCGAGGAGTACCGTGAGAAGGACATGTTCCTCGAGGACCTGTCCTGCTGTGAGCCCGACATGTGCGACTGCTGA
- a CDS encoding molybdenum cofactor biosynthesis protein B, which yields MTESHSELPSPADRRTTDADGHDCVDPLGVAVVTVSSSRGTATEADPSDPGGDAVETILVDAGHVVTSRLTIPDDYVRIKTTVGGYLERPDVDLVVTTGGTGVTVDDVTPDAVRELFDRELPGFGEAFRRLSWEEVGTRVVATRATAGIARDVPVFVLPGSVNAVELATAEIIAEEAPHLAGLATRHTVGETDA from the coding sequence ATGACCGAGAGTCACTCGGAACTCCCGTCGCCGGCGGATCGACGGACGACGGACGCCGACGGTCACGACTGCGTCGATCCGCTCGGCGTCGCCGTCGTGACCGTCTCGTCGTCTCGGGGAACCGCCACGGAAGCAGATCCGTCCGATCCCGGTGGTGACGCTGTCGAGACCATTCTCGTCGATGCGGGTCACGTCGTCACGTCACGCCTGACGATTCCCGACGATTACGTCCGGATCAAGACCACCGTGGGCGGATACCTCGAACGTCCGGATGTCGACCTCGTCGTGACCACTGGCGGGACAGGGGTCACCGTCGATGACGTCACTCCGGACGCAGTGAGAGAACTCTTCGACCGCGAGCTCCCGGGCTTCGGGGAAGCGTTCAGGCGGCTCTCGTGGGAGGAGGTCGGAACGCGCGTCGTCGCGACCCGCGCGACGGCGGGTATCGCTCGCGACGTCCCGGTGTTCGTGTTACCGGGAAGCGTGAACGCCGTCGAACTCGCCACGGCGGAGATCATCGCCGAAGAAGCCCCGCATCTCGCCGGACTCGCGACGCGACACACGGTCGGTGAGACCGATGCGTGA
- a CDS encoding cobalt-factor II C(20)-methyltransferase yields the protein MTLYGIGLGPGATDLLAVRGKRRLESVDVVYSPGRLSRRVATEYVPDSKLGDLEFPMTTDPDELQAAWKAAAAEVAPNARDADAAFVTLGDPCIYSTFGHLRRTLRDRHPDVDVEVVPGVSSMTAFASVLGIDIDVGAELTLREATDGVAPTGPNRLILFKVTDAPTTHEKLVEAGYDVTFGRRLFMDTEETLVTNDPEDVTDRDYYTLAYAEKRNPTGSE from the coding sequence ATGACACTGTACGGAATCGGACTGGGACCGGGTGCGACCGACCTGCTTGCGGTTCGCGGGAAGCGACGACTCGAATCGGTCGACGTCGTCTACTCGCCGGGGCGATTGTCGCGGCGCGTCGCGACCGAGTACGTTCCCGACTCGAAACTGGGCGACCTCGAGTTCCCGATGACGACCGATCCCGACGAACTACAGGCGGCGTGGAAGGCGGCGGCCGCTGAAGTCGCACCGAACGCGCGAGACGCTGACGCGGCGTTCGTCACGCTCGGCGATCCCTGTATCTATTCGACGTTCGGACACCTACGTCGGACGCTCCGTGACCGGCACCCGGACGTCGACGTTGAGGTCGTCCCGGGAGTCAGTAGTATGACGGCGTTCGCCTCCGTCCTCGGGATCGACATCGATGTCGGTGCGGAGTTGACGCTCCGCGAGGCGACCGACGGTGTAGCGCCGACCGGCCCGAATCGGTTGATCCTGTTCAAAGTGACCGACGCACCGACGACCCACGAAAAACTGGTTGAGGCAGGATACGACGTGACGTTCGGCCGGCGACTCTTCATGGACACGGAAGAGACACTCGTTACGAACGATCCCGAAGACGTGACCGACCGGGACTACTACACGCTCGCGTACGCTGAGAAACGGAACCCGACCGGCTCCGAGTGA
- a CDS encoding metal ABC transporter ATP-binding protein produces MTTETAGTESPRERSTEPVVSVDDVSFAYGDLPVIESVSIDVEPGAFLGLVGPNGSGKSTLLNLMLGLHKPDTGGVRLFGEPAGGFDAGERIGYVPQNATTAAQRMPVTVRELVTMGRYPRRLVGRFSDEDRRAIDDALRAVEITDLADRRVGQLSGGQRQRVFIARALAAEADLLALDEPTVGVDAESREAFYELLADLNDSGLTILLIEHDIGVVTTYASEIACLNRRLYFDGDPEDFVATDALAAAYGTDQHVLTHDH; encoded by the coding sequence ATGACGACCGAAACAGCAGGAACTGAATCGCCCCGAGAACGCTCGACAGAACCCGTCGTCAGCGTCGATGACGTCAGCTTCGCGTACGGGGACCTCCCCGTTATCGAATCGGTGTCGATCGACGTCGAACCGGGGGCGTTTCTCGGGCTCGTCGGACCGAACGGCAGCGGAAAGAGCACGTTGTTGAACCTGATGCTCGGCCTCCACAAGCCGGACACGGGAGGGGTTCGGCTGTTCGGTGAGCCCGCAGGCGGGTTCGACGCCGGGGAGCGGATCGGCTACGTGCCACAGAACGCGACGACCGCTGCTCAACGGATGCCGGTTACCGTTCGCGAACTCGTCACGATGGGGCGATACCCGCGGCGGCTCGTCGGTCGGTTCTCGGATGAAGACCGCCGCGCGATCGACGACGCGCTCCGCGCGGTCGAGATCACGGACCTGGCCGACCGTCGGGTCGGTCAGCTCTCCGGAGGCCAGCGCCAGCGCGTCTTCATCGCGCGTGCGCTCGCCGCCGAAGCCGACCTGCTCGCGCTTGACGAACCGACCGTCGGCGTCGACGCCGAGTCCAGGGAGGCCTTCTACGAGCTGTTAGCTGACCTCAACGACTCGGGGCTCACCATCCTGCTGATCGAACACGACATCGGTGTCGTCACGACCTACGCCAGCGAGATCGCCTGTCTCAATCGACGACTGTACTTCGACGGCGATCCCGAGGACTTCGTCGCAACCGACGCCCTCGCAGCCGCGTACGGCACCGATCAACACGTGTTAACTCACGATCACTGA
- a CDS encoding FAD/NAD(P)-binding protein — translation MTTNDAPGERLPIDRQPYEYVIVGGGIHGACLTNYLLTEGEYTHDEIRILDPREELLTSFAKKARQCGMETLRSTFVHHIGIEPFSLESFAEEAGREGELVSTESYPDRPTLDLFLDHARDVVDRHDLDDCHHQSRVTDVTRSTSQEAYLVETDTGTIEAHRVVLSVGLGATPTLPRWTTSLSDDAPLAHVWDDGFDPTTTDEFEGRTFVVGGGITAGQFACRLAERTDVTLLSRHELDIELTEADPYWINWRHIGEEIHTLPPGSEARLDRIRAARNDATIPPYVERRLTEACDDGALKLRRGEITSAHATDQGLSLRFDDGKRATAARVVLATGLEPVPDQPLVERVSGSLSLARGAEGFPVLDDRTLAWRRTDGTESAVYVSGALAEPSVGPFARNIVGARRAAERILDPPDQTRADSLSVSSRGGS, via the coding sequence GTGACGACCAACGACGCTCCCGGTGAACGCCTACCTATCGACCGCCAGCCGTACGAGTACGTGATCGTCGGCGGCGGGATCCACGGCGCGTGTCTCACGAACTACCTCCTCACAGAGGGCGAGTACACGCACGACGAAATTCGAATTCTCGACCCGCGCGAGGAGTTGCTCACGTCGTTCGCGAAGAAGGCCCGTCAGTGCGGGATGGAGACGCTTCGGTCGACGTTCGTCCACCATATCGGTATAGAGCCGTTCTCGCTGGAATCGTTCGCAGAGGAGGCGGGTCGAGAGGGCGAACTCGTGTCGACGGAGAGCTATCCGGATCGACCGACGCTCGACCTCTTTCTCGACCACGCGCGCGACGTCGTCGATCGCCACGACCTCGACGATTGTCACCACCAGTCGAGAGTGACGGACGTTACCCGATCTACATCTCAGGAGGCCTATCTCGTGGAAACGGACACGGGAACGATCGAGGCCCACCGCGTCGTTTTGTCCGTCGGGCTTGGCGCGACGCCGACGCTCCCAAGGTGGACGACGTCGCTCTCGGACGACGCGCCGCTCGCACACGTCTGGGACGACGGGTTCGATCCCACGACGACGGACGAGTTCGAGGGGCGGACGTTCGTCGTCGGAGGCGGCATCACGGCCGGGCAGTTCGCCTGTCGCTTGGCAGAGCGGACTGACGTGACGCTCCTGTCGCGTCACGAACTCGATATCGAGCTGACCGAGGCCGACCCGTACTGGATCAACTGGCGTCACATCGGCGAAGAAATCCACACGTTACCACCGGGGTCGGAGGCTCGTCTCGATCGGATTCGGGCCGCCCGCAACGACGCCACAATCCCGCCGTACGTCGAACGACGACTGACCGAAGCGTGTGACGATGGTGCGCTCAAACTCCGTCGAGGCGAAATCACGTCTGCGCACGCGACAGACCAGGGGTTGTCCCTCCGCTTCGACGACGGCAAGAGGGCGACGGCCGCGCGGGTCGTCCTTGCCACCGGACTCGAACCGGTCCCGGACCAGCCGTTGGTCGAACGCGTCAGCGGATCGCTGTCGCTCGCACGCGGAGCGGAGGGGTTCCCCGTCCTCGACGACCGAACGCTCGCGTGGAGACGGACCGACGGCACCGAGTCCGCGGTGTACGTCTCGGGCGCGCTTGCGGAGCCCAGCGTCGGCCCCTTCGCTCGTAACATCGTCGGCGCTCGACGCGCCGCGGAACGAATCCTCGATCCCCCAGACCAGACGCGGGCGGACTCGCTCTCGGTGAGCTCGCGAGGGGGGTCCTGA
- a CDS encoding GTP-binding protein, protein MAVDEQPPVTILSGGLGAGKTTLLNHLLRVAGEQRDIAVLVNDVGEMNVDAELIENGSELSMEDGGVTELSNGCICCGLQNELDQELLRLAFDEEFDHLVIEASGISDPVPIAQRFVSPARAATLYELDTTVTVVDAAQFHRAFVDGHPVKPADDEARPLSDLLAEQVEFCDVLVLNKCDLVSDEECEAVERVLETLHPGVDIVRTTESAVEPDDVLGTGRSDREQAKQSARWKQVLSTDRGGATEPSEYGHGDHNGHEDGSGHNDSGHGDDHGHTHDEDAGDDHDHLHPPEEFGVGSFVYERHRPLHPERFKEWLSSFPESVVRAKGHLWVAGRERYALDLSQAGTQTHVEVNGRWAATVPEFQRDSYRESRPDLHWDEQWGDREVKLVFIGAGMDESAITTALDDCLLSEPEMEDNWDKLENPFPGTMDRSQPPMEQRLVVGDGP, encoded by the coding sequence ATGGCCGTCGACGAACAACCTCCCGTGACGATCCTCAGTGGCGGGCTCGGAGCCGGCAAGACGACCCTGCTGAACCACCTGCTTCGGGTCGCTGGCGAGCAGCGCGATATCGCCGTCCTCGTCAACGATGTCGGAGAAATGAACGTCGACGCCGAACTCATCGAGAACGGTTCCGAGCTCTCGATGGAAGACGGCGGCGTCACCGAACTGTCGAACGGGTGTATCTGCTGCGGGCTCCAGAACGAGCTCGATCAGGAGCTACTGCGTCTCGCCTTCGACGAGGAGTTCGATCACCTCGTCATCGAAGCCTCGGGGATCAGCGATCCGGTTCCCATCGCTCAGCGGTTCGTTTCCCCCGCACGTGCCGCCACCCTGTACGAACTCGACACGACTGTTACCGTGGTTGACGCCGCACAGTTTCACCGTGCGTTTGTCGACGGTCACCCGGTCAAGCCGGCGGACGACGAGGCTCGACCGCTCTCAGACCTCCTCGCCGAACAGGTCGAGTTCTGTGACGTACTCGTCCTCAACAAGTGCGATCTCGTCTCGGATGAAGAGTGTGAGGCGGTCGAACGCGTGCTCGAAACGCTTCATCCAGGCGTCGACATCGTCCGCACGACTGAGAGCGCCGTCGAACCCGACGACGTTCTCGGAACCGGACGATCCGACAGAGAGCAAGCAAAACAGTCCGCTCGGTGGAAGCAGGTACTCTCGACCGACCGCGGGGGCGCCACGGAACCGAGTGAATACGGACACGGTGACCATAACGGTCATGAAGACGGGTCCGGACACAACGACTCTGGACACGGAGACGATCACGGTCATACCCACGACGAAGACGCCGGTGACGACCACGATCACCTGCATCCGCCCGAGGAGTTCGGCGTCGGCTCGTTCGTGTACGAGCGCCACCGGCCGTTACACCCGGAACGATTCAAGGAGTGGCTCAGCTCGTTCCCCGAGTCCGTCGTGAGAGCGAAAGGGCATCTGTGGGTCGCCGGACGCGAACGATACGCGCTCGACCTGAGCCAAGCGGGCACGCAGACACACGTCGAAGTCAACGGTCGTTGGGCGGCCACGGTCCCCGAGTTTCAACGGGACTCCTACCGGGAGTCGCGACCGGATCTCCACTGGGACGAGCAATGGGGCGACCGCGAAGTGAAACTCGTCTTCATCGGCGCGGGAATGGACGAGTCGGCGATTACTACCGCCCTCGACGACTGTCTCCTCTCGGAGCCGGAGATGGAGGACAACTGGGACAAACTCGAGAATCCGTTTCCGGGGACGATGGACCGGTCGCAGCCACCGATGGAACAACGCCTCGTGGTCGGTGACGGACCATGA
- a CDS encoding metal ABC transporter substrate-binding protein — MSLAVLATDEGGDHGIEHVEETARELYASDHETHTVVKDEDTLSPSQDSLYILEFSDSGETNFSLDIDTEGHYVLFSQHVPAEFAAALTDSGGAAIEPETSETAGGHDHEDEHDHEGEDEHEDEHDHGAMDPHFWLDPQRAAQAVGALEATFAEMDGENAEVYADNAAAYRDQLEELDSEIQSVADDASKNTLFVAGHDAFQYLEDRYGLRVESLTGLSPDDQPTPRDIERAQDIIDEHGLAHVCADPLESQTAAEQLVEETDATGMLPLTAIPGQTGEWADNDWGYIEIMENINLDTLETALNA; from the coding sequence ATGTCACTCGCGGTGCTCGCGACTGACGAAGGCGGCGATCACGGGATCGAACACGTCGAAGAAACAGCGAGGGAACTCTACGCAAGTGATCACGAGACACATACCGTGGTCAAAGACGAGGATACACTCTCGCCCTCGCAAGATAGCCTCTACATCTTGGAGTTCTCGGACTCCGGCGAGACGAACTTTAGCCTCGATATCGACACCGAGGGTCACTACGTGCTGTTTAGCCAGCACGTTCCGGCCGAGTTTGCTGCAGCACTCACCGATAGCGGTGGGGCTGCTATTGAGCCTGAGACGAGCGAGACGGCTGGTGGACATGACCACGAGGACGAACACGACCACGAAGGTGAGGACGAACACGAAGACGAACACGACCACGGAGCGATGGATCCGCACTTCTGGCTCGATCCCCAGCGGGCCGCCCAAGCGGTCGGGGCTCTTGAAGCGACGTTCGCCGAGATGGACGGCGAAAACGCCGAGGTGTACGCCGACAACGCGGCCGCTTACCGCGACCAGCTCGAGGAACTCGACAGCGAGATCCAGTCGGTAGCCGACGACGCGTCGAAGAACACGCTGTTCGTCGCCGGTCACGACGCCTTCCAGTACCTCGAAGACCGCTACGGCCTGCGTGTCGAGTCGCTGACGGGCCTCTCGCCGGACGATCAGCCCACTCCGCGAGACATCGAGCGCGCCCAAGACATAATCGACGAACACGGGCTCGCACACGTCTGTGCCGACCCGCTGGAGTCACAGACCGCAGCCGAACAGCTCGTTGAGGAAACCGACGCAACTGGGATGCTACCGCTGACGGCGATCCCGGGGCAGACGGGTGAGTGGGCCGACAACGACTGGGGGTACATCGAGATCATGGAGAACATCAATCTCGACACGCTCGAAACCGCGCTCAACGCATGA
- a CDS encoding 30S ribosomal protein S14 → MTRDTSDEDGSIEQSTEANNDDRHVCRVTGREQGLVGKYDIWLCRQSFRELAPEIGFEKYD, encoded by the coding sequence ATGACACGAGACACATCAGACGAAGACGGTAGCATCGAGCAATCGACCGAGGCGAATAATGACGATCGACACGTCTGTCGGGTGACCGGCCGCGAACAGGGTCTCGTCGGGAAGTACGACATCTGGCTCTGTCGGCAGTCGTTCCGCGAGCTGGCCCCCGAAATCGGGTTCGAGAAGTATGACTGA